One window of Mauremys mutica isolate MM-2020 ecotype Southern chromosome 20, ASM2049712v1, whole genome shotgun sequence genomic DNA carries:
- the TMBIM6 gene encoding bax inhibitor 1 — protein sequence MDVFNRNIDFNALFKFSHISASTQQHLKRVYASFALCMFVAATGAYINVVTHLLRFSLLSGLGSLGLLIWLMATPHSRETEQKRLGILAGFALLTGANLGPLLEMCITINPSIIPTAFLGTAVIFSCFSLSALYARRRSFLYLGGFLLSGLSLMLLFSLINVFVGSTWLFTANLYLGLMVMCGFVLFDTQLIIEKAESGDKDYIWHCVDLFLDFINIFRELMILLGMNENKKKKEK from the exons ATGGACGTGTTCAACCGGAACATTGACTTCAACGCACTCTTCAAGTTTTCCCACAT ctctgcctccacccagCAGCACCTGAAGAGGGTCTATGCCAGCTTTGCTCTCTGCATGTTCGTGGCAGCAACCGGAGCCTACATCAATGTGGTGACCCATCTGCTCCGG TTCAGCCTGCTCtcgggcctgggctccctgggcctGCTCATCTGGCTGATGGCCACGCCCCACAGCAGGGAGACGGAGCAGAAGAGGCTGGGGATTCTGGCTGGCTTTGCCCTTCTGACTG GAGCCAACCTAGGTCCTCTCCTGGAAATGTGCATCACCATCAACCCCAG CATCATCCCCACGGCCTTCCTGGGCACCGCCGTGATCTTCAGCTGCTTCTCACTGAGCGCCCTCTATGCCAGGCGCCGCAGCTTCCTGTACCTGGGAG GtttcctgctctctggcctctccCTGATGCTGCTGTTCTCCTTGATCAACGTCTTTGTGGGGTCCACTTGGCTGTTCACG gcTAACCTGTACCTGGGGCTGATGGTCATGTGTGGCTTCGTCCTCTTCGACACGCAGCTCATCATTGAGAAGGCGGAGAGCGGGGACAAGGATTACATCTG GCACTGCGTGGATCTCTTCCTGGATTTCATCAACATCTTTCGGGAACTCATGATCCTGCTGGGGATGAACGAG AACAAGAAGAAGAAGGAGAAGTGA